From the genome of Ptychodera flava strain L36383 chromosome 22, AS_Pfla_20210202, whole genome shotgun sequence, one region includes:
- the LOC139123107 gene encoding uncharacterized protein: MSISKKKWPFIVRVNLGILGYIKFRDRNNFRRCFPCLLKHRGFGILHELFSIAEGDTAENEGTGDLTASCSICTDLNKTWQDGRSKEDDIDRRELTISGETKSTQTDPSPFSERTPLINGCKFDKQANRVNIQVSDNTAHCTSNGNENKKSPLVPWILFFTWLVIITGLMFSDWVVRIVSNWGKRDLTLHLLSASTYVLPLVVVTSIRMVSMIYEWAPPTKNWWVYALTKGNVLTRLNVLDLSRYTAFGYLSVSFFLVCACFELTYHFYRFSKCHDLHVKDYTDLAAFLIGEFMFAAFCYEIHLLKRCLQSDMKLCLSFVKRNIENGLDLCRQRILATYSEFLKLHSLVSSWLVFQFSISVFKLSCHIYWNYNVFAVNTDVIPAILINVVIWCESMMFLLLPTFAVGGFSISYLWNDFKLDCKRLQRKKEGENWHRVVRLLKTLNVTESGIYLTAFFSILSVFSALHLGSQYAEYWRDNIVNVTAAHPSFSFSENRTFTC; the protein is encoded by the exons ATGTCAATCTCCAAAAAGAAATGGCCGTTTATCGTTCGCGTCAATCTTGGCATCTTGGGATATATAAAGTTTAGAGACAGAAATAACTTCAGAAGATGTTTTCCGTGTTTACTGAAACACAGAGGCTTTGGCATTTTGCATGAGCTATTTTCGATTGCCGAAGGAGACACTGCCGAGAACGAAGGTACCGGCGATTTGACGGCATCGTGTTCGATTTGCACGGATTTGAACAAAACATGGCAAGATGGGAGGTCGAAAGAAG ACGACATCGACAGACGGGAACTCACTATTTCGGGCGAGACAAAATCGACACAAACAGATCCATCGCCGTTTTCCGAGAGAACGCCACTAATCAATGGATGTAAATTCGATAAACAAGCAAACCGAGTGAACATACAAGTATCAG ATAATACTGCTCACTGTACTTCGaatggaaatgaaaacaaaaagtcACCATTGGTACCATGGATCTTATTCTTTACGTGGCTTGTGATCATAACCGGTTTAATGTTTAGTGACTGGGTCGTCCGCATAGTGTCTAACTGGGGAAAAAGAGATTTGACTTTACACCTGTTATCGGCCTCTACCTATGTCCTACCCTTGGTGGTTGTCACCTCAATACGCATGGTTTCGATGATTTATGAGTGGGCGCCCCCAACGAAGAATTGGTGGGTGTATGCTCTCACCAAAGGCAATGTACTTACTCGTCTAAACGTCTTGGATTTGTCGCGTTATACAGCTTTTGGCTATCTGTCGGTTTCATTCTTCCTAGTTTGCGCATGCTTCGAACTGACGTACCATTTCTACCGATTTTCGAAGTGTCATGATTTGCATGTCAAAGACTACACCGACTTAGCGGCGTTCCTAATCGGCGAGTTCATGTTTGCGGCGTTCTGCTACGAAATTCATTTACTAAAGCGCTGTTTACAGTCAGATATGAAACTTTGTTTGTCGTTTGTGAAACGAAATATCGAGAATGGTCTTGATTTGTGCCGCCAACGGATCCTGGCGACGTATTCCGAGTTTTTAAAGTTACACAGTCTTGTTTCTTCTTGGCTGGTGTTTCAGTTTTCCATTTCAGTATTTAAGCTTTCATGCCATATTTACTGGAATTATAACGTGTTTGCAGTGAACACAGACGTAATTCCAGCCATTTTAATCAACGTCGTCATTTGGTGTGAGTCCATGATGTTCCTTCTGCTTCCAACATTCGCCGTTGGGGGCTTCAGCATTTCATATCTATGGAACGACTTTAAGTTAGACTGCAAGCGGTTGCAGCGAAAAAAAGAGGGCGAGAATTGGCATAGAGTTGTGAGGCTTTTGAAAACACTAAATGTAACCGAATCAGGCATATATCTCACCGCTTTCTTTTCAATTCTGAGCGTATTTTCAGCTCTTCACCTAGGAAGTCAATATGCTGAATATTGGCGAGATAATATTGTGAACGTTACGGCAGCTCATCCTTCATTCAGCTTTTCAGAAAACAGAACATTTACATGTTGA
- the LOC139123109 gene encoding STAM-binding protein-like, which produces MGEPQVDEAHDPGARVRALCNVGSSVDIDANIPAKRYFRSGLEIIRMANVYYDEGELESAFILYSKFISLFVEKLPKHPGYKDKALHQDKIKNRKKLEDVFPKAEEVKKRLRKRYEQQLEVWLEHERERLAAIAREEELERQRQEEEWKKLEEERKKKEETDRERRDYEFAKALQEEESFLESEKEKYRQLELKKQEELKKQQELEKAKELAKQADQLSVNDQDRNAAGIAAGIGTAGVSSVGIGGALPNVSATVSPGLPAARPATAPPMGGFNAYNAVSPSVINAYSPNFMSTDVKPLPTPLPPIGTSSTKGILKDSSYSNDTTIVPQQPPPVDRSLKVDRSTKPTIVPEITNTTTNQYGLRHVVVPQDLMVKFLNLAMPNTNRNVETCAILAGKLAQNAFQITHVIVPKQSGTSDSCTTLNEEDIFDYQDNHDLITLGWIHTHPSQTAFLSSVDLHTHCSYQLMMPEAIAIVCAPKHKETGIFMLTPGHGLDLIASCRETGFHPHPKHPPLFEECGHVTLTNSKSVIVADLRH; this is translated from the exons ATGGGAGAACCACAGGTAGATGAAGCCCATGACCCAGGAGcacgtgtgagggcgctgtgtaATGTAGGCTCTTCTGTGGACATTGATGCTAATATTCCTGCAAAACGATATTTTAGATCTGGTTTGGAAATCATTAGGATG GCAAATGTATATTATGATGAAGGAGAGTTGGAAAGTGCCTTTATTTTGTATTCCAAGTTTATTTC tttatttgttgaaaaactACCAAAGCATCCTGGGTACAAGGACAAAGCCTTGCATCAAGATAAGATAAAAAACAGAAAG AAACTAGAAGATGTTTTTCCAAAGGCAGAGGAAGTGAAGAAAAGGTTACGGAAAAGATATGAGCAGCAACTTGAGGTGTGGTTGGAACATGAG AGGGAAAGACTCGCAGCCATCGCAAGAGAAGAAGAGCTAGAAAGACAGAGACAAGAAGAGGAATGGAAAAAACTTGAAGAAGAGCGcaagaagaaagaagagacGGATAGAGAGAGAAGAGACTATGAATTTGCAAAAGCATTACAAGAAGAAGAGAGCTTTCTTgaatctgaaaaagaaaaatacagacaGTTGGAATTGAAAAAACAGGAGGAAttgaaaaaacaacaagaattgGAGAAAGCTAAAGAGTTAGCAAAACAGGCAGATCAGTTGTCTGTCAATGACCAGGATAGAAATGCTGCTGGCATTGCCGCTGGAATAGGGACTGCTGGAGTTTCAAGTGTTGGAATCGGAGGGGCTTTACCGAATGTATCTGCAACAGTATCACCTGGGCTTCCAGCAGCGCGACCCGCAACAGCGCCCCCAATGGGTGGATTTAACGCTTACAATGCTGTGTCACCCAGTGTAATCAATGCGTACAGTCCAAATTTCATGAGTACTGACGTGAAACCTCTCCCGACACCGCTTCCACCGATCGGCACGTCATCTACGAAAGGAATTCTCAAAGACAGCTCTTATTCCAATGACACAACGATTGTGCCTCA GCAGCCACCACCTGTTGACAGATCGTTGAAAGTGGACAGATCAACCAAACCCACGATTGTACCGGAAATCACCAACACTACCACCAATCAGTACGGTCTCAGGCATGTTGTGGTGCCGCAAGACTTGATGGTTAAGTTCTTGAATCTAGCCATGCCGAACACAAACAGAAATGTTGAAACCTGTGCCATCTTGGCTGGTAAACTG GCTCAGAATGCTTTTCAAATCACCCACGTCATAGTGCCCAAGCAATCTGGTACCTCGGATTCCTGTACCACACTCAATGAGGAAGACATCTTTGATTACCAGGACAACCATGATCTCATAACTCTGGGATGGATACAT aCGCATCCATCACAAACAGCGTTTCTGTCCAGTGTCGATTTGCACACACACTGTTCATATCAGCTCATGATGCCCGAAGCCATCGCAATCGTGTGTGCGCCAAAACATAAAGA GACTGGCATTTTCATGCTGACACCAGGCCATGGTCTTGATCTCATCGCAAGCTGCAGAGAGACGGGTTTCCATCCTCACCCCAAACATCCACCTTTGTTTGAGGAGTGTGGACATGTTACTTTAACCAACTCAAAGAGTGTCATAGTTGCAGATCTTAGACACTGA